From the genome of Nocardia sp. NBC_01503, one region includes:
- the yczR gene encoding MocR-like transcription factor YczR: protein MAIRVIGAASLTRDLGRWRQDEPGSAAADSGKRSSRPAYVALAESIRLLIHDGRAPLGVALPSERDLATSLAVSRTTVTSAYALLREHGYLISRQGSRSTVALPPTVVHDGAKPARSLLAMMAQPELPTIDMTYAAMAAPVEMTDAYTTALQGLPTYLGTHGMDPVGMLMLREALARRYTERGLPTDPEQILVTLGAQHGLRLLLNVLTTPAERVLIEHPSYPNAIEAIRDVGARPVPVPLRPDGWDLDGIRSAARQTAASVAYLVPDYHNPTGLLLPAEGRAELAAIARETRMTVIVDESMVDLHLTDHEIMPPVASFARGTEIVTIGSASKSFWGGLRVGWVRANQSLITKLLGTRSTMDLGTPVMDQLATVHLLQHADRILTVRREQLRSRRAALLDALAEELPDWRVSPGAGGMSLWAQLPAPVSSALAATAPNHGVLLAAGPRFGVQGAFERFLRLPFTHEEGDIRLGVKSLAAAYASLTPHAAEPLAPLTCY, encoded by the coding sequence ATGGCAATACGAGTGATCGGCGCGGCCAGCCTCACACGCGACCTGGGCCGCTGGCGACAGGACGAACCCGGCAGCGCGGCGGCCGACAGCGGAAAGCGCTCCAGCCGCCCCGCCTACGTGGCGCTCGCGGAGAGCATTCGACTGCTCATCCACGACGGCCGCGCCCCGCTCGGCGTGGCCCTGCCCAGTGAACGCGATCTGGCCACCAGCCTGGCCGTCAGCCGCACCACCGTCACCTCGGCCTACGCCCTGCTGCGCGAGCACGGCTATCTGATCAGCAGGCAGGGTTCGCGCAGCACGGTGGCGCTACCGCCGACCGTGGTGCACGACGGCGCCAAACCCGCGCGCAGCCTGCTGGCCATGATGGCGCAGCCGGAGCTGCCCACCATCGATATGACCTATGCCGCCATGGCCGCGCCGGTCGAGATGACGGACGCGTATACGACCGCGCTGCAAGGACTTCCGACCTATCTGGGCACACACGGTATGGACCCGGTGGGCATGCTCATGCTGCGCGAGGCCCTTGCCCGCCGCTACACCGAGCGCGGCCTGCCGACCGATCCGGAGCAGATCCTGGTCACCCTGGGCGCACAGCACGGGCTGCGACTGCTGCTCAATGTGCTCACCACTCCGGCGGAACGCGTGCTGATCGAGCACCCCTCCTATCCGAATGCCATCGAGGCGATTCGCGATGTGGGCGCGCGTCCGGTCCCGGTGCCGCTGCGACCGGACGGCTGGGATCTGGACGGAATCCGCAGCGCCGCAAGGCAAACCGCCGCCAGCGTGGCGTATCTGGTTCCGGATTACCATAATCCGACCGGCTTGCTGCTACCCGCCGAGGGGCGCGCCGAATTGGCCGCCATCGCCCGCGAAACCCGGATGACCGTCATCGTCGACGAATCCATGGTGGATCTGCATCTCACCGATCACGAAATCATGCCGCCCGTAGCGTCATTCGCGCGTGGTACGGAGATCGTGACCATCGGTTCGGCGTCGAAATCGTTCTGGGGCGGCCTGCGCGTGGGCTGGGTGCGCGCCAATCAGTCCCTGATCACCAAACTGCTCGGCACCCGCTCGACCATGGACCTGGGCACCCCGGTCATGGATCAGCTGGCGACGGTGCACCTGCTCCAGCACGCGGACCGAATCCTCACCGTGCGAAGGGAACAGCTCCGCTCCCGCCGAGCCGCCCTACTCGATGCCCTCGCCGAGGAGCTCCCCGACTGGCGCGTCTCCCCCGGCGCGGGCGGCATGTCCCTCTGGGCCCAGCTCCCCGCCCCCGTCTCCAGCGCCCTGGCCGCCACCGCCCCCAATCACGGCGTATTACTCGCCGCCGGACCACGTTTCGGCGTCCAAGGCGCCTTCGAACGCTTCCTCCGCCTCCCCTTCACCCACGAGGAAGGCGATATCCGCCTGGGCGTGAAATCCCTCGCAGCGGCGTATGCGTCGCTGACCCCACACGCCGCCGAGCCCCTGGCCCCCCTGACCTGCTACTGA
- a CDS encoding adenylosuccinate synthase encodes MPAIVLIGAQWGDEGKGKATDLLGGRVQWVVRYQGGNNAGHTVVLPNGDNFALHLIPSGILTPGVTNVIGNGVVIDPGVLLTELAGLEERGVDTSRLLLSADAHLIMPYHVAIDKVTERFLGNKKIGTTGRGIGPCYQDKVARVGVRVADVLDEKILTQKVEAALEFKNQVLVKIYNRRALDPQQVVDEVLEQAEGFKHRISDTRLLLNQALEREEIVLLEGSQGTLLDVDHGTYPYVTSSNPTSGGAAVGSGIGPNKIETVLGILKAYTTRVGSGPFPTELFDESGVYLAKTGGEVGVTTGRARRTGWFDAVIARYATRVNGITDYFLTKLDVLSSLDTVPICVAYEIDGERFDEMPTTQTDFHHAKPIYEEMPGWWEDISGARTFEELPPNAQAYVLRLEELSGARMSCIGVGPGRDQTIVRHDIIG; translated from the coding sequence ATGCCGGCAATCGTGCTGATCGGCGCCCAGTGGGGCGACGAGGGCAAGGGCAAAGCGACCGACCTGCTCGGTGGCCGCGTCCAATGGGTTGTGCGCTATCAGGGCGGTAATAACGCGGGTCACACCGTGGTGCTGCCCAATGGCGACAACTTCGCACTGCATCTGATTCCGTCCGGCATCCTCACCCCCGGTGTGACCAACGTCATCGGCAACGGCGTGGTGATCGATCCGGGCGTACTGCTCACCGAACTCGCGGGCCTGGAAGAGCGCGGCGTGGACACCTCCCGCCTGCTGCTGTCGGCCGACGCGCACCTGATCATGCCGTACCACGTGGCCATCGATAAGGTCACCGAGCGCTTCCTCGGCAATAAGAAGATCGGCACCACCGGGCGCGGTATCGGCCCCTGCTACCAGGACAAGGTCGCGCGCGTGGGTGTGCGCGTCGCCGATGTGCTGGACGAGAAGATCCTCACCCAGAAGGTCGAGGCCGCACTGGAATTCAAGAACCAGGTGCTGGTGAAGATCTACAACCGCCGCGCGCTGGACCCGCAGCAGGTGGTCGACGAGGTGCTGGAGCAGGCCGAAGGCTTCAAGCACCGCATCTCCGACACCCGCCTGCTGCTGAACCAGGCCCTCGAACGCGAAGAGATCGTGCTGCTGGAGGGTTCGCAGGGCACCCTGCTGGACGTCGACCACGGCACCTACCCGTACGTCACCTCCTCCAACCCGACCTCGGGTGGCGCGGCGGTCGGTTCGGGCATCGGCCCCAACAAGATCGAGACCGTGCTCGGCATCCTGAAGGCGTACACCACCCGCGTCGGCTCCGGTCCGTTCCCGACCGAACTCTTCGACGAGTCCGGCGTGTACCTGGCCAAGACCGGCGGTGAGGTCGGTGTCACCACCGGACGCGCACGCCGCACCGGCTGGTTCGACGCGGTGATCGCCCGCTACGCCACGCGCGTCAACGGCATCACCGACTACTTCCTCACCAAGCTGGATGTGCTCTCCAGCCTGGACACCGTGCCGATCTGCGTGGCGTACGAGATCGACGGTGAGCGTTTCGACGAAATGCCCACCACCCAAACCGATTTCCACCACGCCAAGCCGATCTACGAGGAGATGCCCGGCTGGTGGGAGGACATCTCCGGTGCTCGCACCTTCGAAGAGCTACCCCCCAATGCCCAGGCATATGTCCTGCGCCTGGAAGAGCTTTCGGGCGCTCGCATGTCCTGCATCGGTGTCGGCCCGGGTCGTGACCAGACCATCGTCCGCCACGACATCATCGGCTGA
- a CDS encoding methylated-DNA--[protein]-cysteine S-methyltransferase, with product MPHPDRPLASAALFDTAIGTCAIAWSPAGVLRFALPDGDPESTRAYILRKHRTFDIQEAAPTAEIATAIEKIRAHLAGDLDDLDWIPLDTSPLNDFDRAVYAVARAIHPGHTLSYGDIANRIGAPGGAQAVGQSLGRNPIPLIVPCHRVLAADHALHGFSAPGGITTKQRLLEIERTPGFGEPTLF from the coding sequence ATGCCGCACCCGGACCGCCCGCTCGCCTCGGCGGCGCTCTTCGATACCGCGATAGGCACCTGCGCCATCGCCTGGAGCCCCGCCGGGGTGCTGCGTTTCGCCCTCCCCGACGGCGACCCGGAGTCCACCCGCGCCTACATCCTGCGCAAACACCGCACCTTCGATATCCAGGAAGCGGCACCCACCGCCGAAATCGCCACCGCCATCGAGAAGATCCGCGCCCACCTCGCCGGTGACCTCGACGATCTGGACTGGATTCCCCTGGACACCAGCCCCCTCAACGATTTCGACCGCGCCGTCTACGCCGTGGCCCGCGCCATCCACCCCGGCCACACCCTCAGCTACGGCGATATCGCCAACCGCATAGGCGCCCCCGGCGGCGCCCAAGCCGTAGGCCAATCCCTGGGCCGCAACCCGATCCCCCTGATAGTCCCCTGCCACCGAGTCCTGGCCGCAGACCATGCCCTACACGGCTTCTCCGCCCCCGGCGGCATCACCACCAAACAGCGCCTCCTCGAAATCGAGCGCACCCCCGGCTTCGGCGAACCCACCCTCTTCTGA